AATATGTTGCTGGTTGGATTACACCTGTGCCCGGTGGCGTAGGCCCCATGACCATCACTATGCTTTTGATGAATACCTTAGAGGCAGCAGAAAAGGCTGCGAAGCCGTCTTAATAGACGCCTTTGCTTGAGGGCCTTTTTTTAGGGTCTGATTAGCAAAAGTATCTGTCGTCCATTAAGCTATAGGGATGACTAAATCAACCACATCAAAGCCCTCCACCGAACTCCAGAAAAATCCACTAATTGCATTCGGAAGAGGAATTTGCGCCTACGCTGAGGTAAAGCCATCCGACATTGCGCCGGCAATCGATTTCCTTCTGCAGGGGGCGCAATCTGCAGTGGATCATGCAGTAGACCCAAGCACCCCTGCAAACTGGAATGATTTGCTCGAACCCCTTGAGGACGCAACTGAATCCCTAAGTCGGTCATGGGGTGTTGTTTCTCACTTAAATAGCGTCGGAGATACGCCGGAGCTACGCGCTGCTTATGGCGAGATGATGCCTAAGGTAACCGCCTTCTTTTCAAGCTTGGGACAAAATCTTGCGCTGTATGAAAAGTTTAAGCTCTTGAGCCAAGGTGGCGACTATTCGAAACTCAATTCCGCCCAGAAAAAAGTGATTGAAAACTCATTGAGAGACTTTCGCCTTGGTGGGGCTGAGCTAAGTGATGCTGATAAGCCCCGCTTCGCAGAGATTCAAGACGAGCAAGCATTATTAGGCAAGGCCTTTTCTGATCATGTTTTAGATGCCACTGATGGATTCATTCATCTTATTACTGATGATGCCGATTTGGCTGGCCTACCTGAGGATGCTGTAGCTGCTGCAGCCGATCTTGCTCAACAGAAGAATCTTCAGGGTTGGGCATTTTCACTACACTTCCCTTCTTATTACCCAGTAATGCAGTACTCCGAGAACAGATCACTACGTCGCTTAATGTATGAGGCCTATGTAACTCGAGCTTCTGAACTAGCCCCTCAGTACTCTCAAGGTAACCTCAATTGGGATAATACGCAAAACATGCTTGAGCAACTAAAGCTACGCGATGAAGAAGCGCGCATGCTGGGGTTTAAAAACTATGCCGCTCTAAGTTTGGCACCTAAAATGGCAAGCACTGTTGAGGAAGTCGATATCTTCTTAACGAATTTTGCTCAAAAAGCAAAACCTTTTGCATTAAAGGATTGGCAAGAACTTTCTCTGTTCGCTAAGACTGAGCTGTCTATTGCTGATGGATTGGAGCCCTGGGATATTGCCTATGCTTCCGAGAGATTGAAACAAGAGCGCTATTCTTTTTCTGAAAATGAGCTCAAACAGTACTTCCTCTTACCTAAAGTATTGGAGGGCTTATTTGGTGTCATTCAAACTTTATTTGGCGTAAAGATTGAAAAGGCTGATTTGCCAACTTGGCATGCAGATGTGCAGTCCTTCTCCGTCAAAAATGCGGCTGACACTACAGTAGCCTATTTTTATCTTGACCCCTACGCAAGGTCGGGTAAACGTGGTGGAGCCTGGATGGATGATGCGCGCGGTCGTCGTGAATCACCCAATGGAGAAATCCAGATACCAGTAGCGTATCTGGTCTGTAACTTTGCGCCCCCTGTAAAAGTAAATGGTGTATTACGCCAACCGACAATCACTCATGATGATGTGATCACACTTTTTCATGAGAGTGGTCATGGCCTGCATCACCTCTTAACGCAAGTCAGTGCATTAGGAGTATCTGGCATCAATGGTGTTGAGTGGGATGCTGTAGAGTTACCAAGCCAATTTATGGAAAACTTCTGCTGGGAATGGGAGGTCTTAGAAAAAATGACAGCGCATGCTGAAACTGGAAAACCACTCCCTCGTGAATTATTTGAAAAAATACTGGCTGCCAAGAATTTTCAAAATGGCTATATGACTTTGCGTCAGGTTGTGATGTCACTCACTGATTGGCGTCTGCATGCCAGCTTTGATCCAAAGAGTGCGCATGGGCAGGCTGTGCTTAATTTATCCAGAAACATCGCCGATCAATTTAATGTCATACCGCAAGCATCTATCTCCCGCTGGATAAATACCTTTAGCCATATCTTTGCTGGTGGCTATGCTGCTGGCTATTACAGTTATAAATGGGCAGAAGTACTTTCTGCCGATGTCTATTCCGCTTTTGAAGAAGCGGCCAAATTGACTGGTAGCGTCCTTGATGAAAAAACAGGTATACGCTATCGCCAAGAGATTCTGGAGGTGGGTGGTAGCCGCCCTGCTGCTGAATCATTTAAGGCATTCAGAGGTCGCGAGCCCAGCATCGATGCCCTACTTCGTCATGGCGGCCTAGTAACTCAGTGAAGGTGACGATCTAAGCCTTAATTTCTGCAATCACGGGGGCATGATCCGAAGGCTGCTCCCAAGTCCGAGGCTCTTTATCAATGATGCTTGAGCTGCACTTTTCTTTAAGGGCATCACTTAATAGAATGTGATCAATTCGCATACCGGCGTTTCTTCGAAAGCCCATCATGCGGTAATCCCACCAGCTAAAGGATTTGGGCGCTTGCTCAAACATGCGGAAAGAGTCCGTCAAGCCCAAATTCAGCAGTTGCTCAAAGGCTTTACGCTCTTCCGGGGAAACTAGGTTTTGCCCAATCCATTTCGAGGGATCGTGTACGTCGATATCACTCGGTGCGATATTGAAGTCGCCCAAAAGAGCTAAGCGACTATTCTGAGTTAATTCTTCTCTTAACCAATTTTCTAGCGCTTTGAGCCAGTCTAGTTTGTAAACGAACTTATCGCTATCGGGCGACTGTCCGTTAGGGAAGTATGCCGATACTAGGCGAATCGGCTGCATTCCCTTAAAACACACTGTAGCCGCTAAGATGCGTTGTTGCTCATCTACATGAGCCGGAATATTTCTCACTGGCTTTAGAAATGTGGTGTCATGGTCAGTAGCAATAGGTGCTAAGGCAGCTTTGCGAACAATAATTGCCACACCGTTATAGGTTTTTTGCCCAGCAGCAACGCTGATGTACCCAGCTTCTTCAAGCTCTTGATGTGGATACTTATCATCAGTTAACTTGAGCTCCTGAAGACAGAGTGCATCGATAGGTGCTTTTGCTCGCTCTTGATCTTGTAGCCACTTGAGCACCTGCGGTAAACGCACCTTCAGAGAATTTACATTCCAAGCAGCTATTCTGACTGAATCAGTCATTAATTCCCAGCTCCTGCAACTTTCGAGTAATTGTATTGCGACCGATACCCAGTCTTTGAGCTGCTTCTACACGTCTGCCGCGGGTAACTTCTAGCGCAGCTTGTAGAACTGCCTTTTCAAATTTAGAGCACAACACGTCATACACCCCTGAATCTCCATCCTGCAACATTTTGACTGCAAGGCGACCTAAACCACCTTCCCAATCAACCGAGCCAGTCTTAACAGCAAGCTGCACTTTAGAGCTAGATTCACCTTGCAGCAGCTCGGATTGTTCACTGGCTTCTGTCAAAATATCAGCAGGCAAATCAC
This genomic stretch from Polynucleobacter corsicus harbors:
- a CDS encoding M3 family metallopeptidase; this translates as MTKSTTSKPSTELQKNPLIAFGRGICAYAEVKPSDIAPAIDFLLQGAQSAVDHAVDPSTPANWNDLLEPLEDATESLSRSWGVVSHLNSVGDTPELRAAYGEMMPKVTAFFSSLGQNLALYEKFKLLSQGGDYSKLNSAQKKVIENSLRDFRLGGAELSDADKPRFAEIQDEQALLGKAFSDHVLDATDGFIHLITDDADLAGLPEDAVAAAADLAQQKNLQGWAFSLHFPSYYPVMQYSENRSLRRLMYEAYVTRASELAPQYSQGNLNWDNTQNMLEQLKLRDEEARMLGFKNYAALSLAPKMASTVEEVDIFLTNFAQKAKPFALKDWQELSLFAKTELSIADGLEPWDIAYASERLKQERYSFSENELKQYFLLPKVLEGLFGVIQTLFGVKIEKADLPTWHADVQSFSVKNAADTTVAYFYLDPYARSGKRGGAWMDDARGRRESPNGEIQIPVAYLVCNFAPPVKVNGVLRQPTITHDDVITLFHESGHGLHHLLTQVSALGVSGINGVEWDAVELPSQFMENFCWEWEVLEKMTAHAETGKPLPRELFEKILAAKNFQNGYMTLRQVVMSLTDWRLHASFDPKSAHGQAVLNLSRNIADQFNVIPQASISRWINTFSHIFAGGYAAGYYSYKWAEVLSADVYSAFEEAAKLTGSVLDEKTGIRYRQEILEVGGSRPAAESFKAFRGREPSIDALLRHGGLVTQ
- the xth gene encoding exodeoxyribonuclease III codes for the protein MTDSVRIAAWNVNSLKVRLPQVLKWLQDQERAKAPIDALCLQELKLTDDKYPHQELEEAGYISVAAGQKTYNGVAIIVRKAALAPIATDHDTTFLKPVRNIPAHVDEQQRILAATVCFKGMQPIRLVSAYFPNGQSPDSDKFVYKLDWLKALENWLREELTQNSRLALLGDFNIAPSDIDVHDPSKWIGQNLVSPEERKAFEQLLNLGLTDSFRMFEQAPKSFSWWDYRMMGFRRNAGMRIDHILLSDALKEKCSSSIIDKEPRTWEQPSDHAPVIAEIKA